One genomic window of Nocardioides daphniae includes the following:
- a CDS encoding formate dehydrogenase accessory sulfurtransferase FdhD gives MSELPRRPGPTTRVQVTEHLTEQHASRTREDRVITEEPLEIRLRWPGEPGTRVWTTMRTPGHDFELAAGWALHEGWLTPGGLETVAYCTDVALPREQEFNVVTVALATVPARTPTALPHHHASGSSACGVCGSSTIDEVLVAPRGPRWPGELPDEHVVRTLPAALRDHQRHFDRTGGVHAAGLFTAGGTALVVREDVGRHNAVDKVAGARLLAGAPPGAAALVVSGRAGFELVQKAVAHGSGCLVAVGAPTSLAVDLARRSGLALYGFTGPERTVRYA, from the coding sequence GTGAGCGAGCTCCCCCGGCGCCCCGGTCCCACGACCAGGGTCCAGGTGACCGAGCACCTCACGGAGCAGCACGCCTCGCGCACCCGCGAGGACCGCGTCATCACCGAGGAGCCGCTGGAGATCCGCCTGCGCTGGCCCGGCGAGCCCGGCACGCGCGTGTGGACCACCATGCGCACCCCGGGCCACGACTTCGAGCTGGCCGCCGGGTGGGCGCTGCACGAGGGGTGGCTCACCCCGGGCGGCCTGGAGACCGTCGCCTACTGCACCGACGTCGCACTCCCCCGCGAGCAGGAGTTCAACGTCGTGACGGTCGCCCTGGCCACCGTGCCGGCCAGGACCCCCACCGCGCTGCCGCACCACCACGCCTCCGGCTCGTCGGCGTGCGGTGTCTGCGGGAGCTCGACGATCGACGAGGTGCTGGTGGCACCCCGTGGCCCCCGGTGGCCCGGTGAGCTGCCGGACGAGCACGTCGTACGCACGCTGCCCGCCGCGCTGCGTGACCACCAGCGCCACTTCGACCGCACCGGCGGCGTGCACGCCGCCGGGCTCTTCACCGCCGGCGGCACCGCGCTCGTGGTCCGTGAGGACGTCGGACGCCACAACGCGGTCGACAAGGTGGCCGGGGCTCGGCTGCTGGCCGGAGCCCCGCCCGGCGCCGCGGCCCTGGTCGTGAGCGGGCGCGCAGGCTTCGAGCTGGTGCAGAAGGCCGTCGCGCACGGCAGCGGGTGCCTGGTCGCCGTCGGTGCCCCCACCAGCCTCGCCGTCGACCTCGCCCGGCGCAGCGGCCTGGCGCTCTACGGCTTCACCGGGCCCGAGCGCACCGTCCGGTACGCCTGA
- the gcvP gene encoding aminomethyl-transferring glycine dehydrogenase: protein MSDQPSTPSTAEAQSADPGLVALDGALPFSERHLGLRPDDVAHMVSHLGFDSLDALMDAAVPGGIRTADSLDLPSALSEAAATAELRALAASNRPAESLIGLGYHGTITPPVVRRNVLEDPAWYTAYTPYQPEISQGRLEALLNFQTMIGDLTGLPTANASLLDEGTAAAEAMTLVRRANRKASGPFVVDADALPQTIDVVRTRAEAMGIEVVVADLTEGLPEGELCGVLVQYPGASGRIVDPAPLIAAAHERNALGVVAADLLALTLLEAPGELGADVVVGSSQRFGVPLFYGGPHAGFMSVAKGLERHLPGRLVGVSVDSEGRPAYRLTLQTREQHIRRDKATSNICTAQVLLAVVASMYAVYHGPEGLRAIAQRTHRYAAAIATALRAGGLEVAHADFFDTLSVRVPGKAADVVAQGRALGLHLRLVDEDRVGLSTSETTSGSTVHSVLRAFGLEAADLERLDAATEVSLPEALRRTTPFLTHEVFSTHHSETQMLRYLRRLSARDYALDRGMIPLGSCTMKLNATSEMEPISLPGFADLHPFAPAEDAIGYRRLVNDLEGWLAAVTGYDRVSIQPNAGSQGELAGLLAIRGYHASRRAEGEPVRDVCLIPSSAHGTNAASAVMAGMRVVVVKASDDGSVDLDDLRAQCVAHSQDLAAIMVTYPSTHGAFEEGITELCQVVHDHGGQVYVDGANLNALLGYAKPGEFGGDVSHLNLHKTFCIPHGGGGPGVGPVAVREHLAPFLPSHADHPEVEKGRASARSAPRPTARRASCRSRGPTCG from the coding sequence GTGTCCGATCAGCCTTCCACCCCGTCCACCGCTGAGGCGCAGTCGGCCGACCCGGGGCTCGTCGCCCTCGACGGTGCGTTGCCCTTCTCGGAGCGCCACCTGGGGCTGCGCCCCGACGACGTGGCGCACATGGTCTCCCACCTCGGCTTCGACTCCCTCGACGCGTTGATGGACGCGGCCGTCCCCGGCGGCATCCGGACGGCCGACTCCCTCGACCTGCCGTCGGCCCTGAGCGAGGCCGCGGCCACCGCCGAGCTGCGTGCCCTGGCCGCGAGCAACCGCCCGGCCGAGTCGCTGATCGGCCTCGGTTACCACGGGACCATCACCCCGCCCGTGGTCCGGCGCAACGTCCTGGAGGACCCGGCCTGGTACACCGCGTACACGCCCTACCAGCCCGAGATCTCGCAGGGCCGCCTCGAGGCGCTCCTCAACTTCCAGACCATGATCGGTGACCTCACCGGCCTGCCCACCGCCAACGCCTCGCTGCTCGACGAGGGCACGGCAGCCGCGGAGGCGATGACGCTGGTGCGTCGCGCCAACCGCAAGGCGTCGGGCCCCTTCGTGGTCGACGCCGACGCCCTGCCGCAGACGATCGACGTCGTGCGCACGCGTGCCGAGGCGATGGGCATCGAGGTCGTGGTCGCCGACCTCACCGAGGGTCTCCCCGAGGGTGAGCTGTGCGGCGTCCTCGTTCAGTACCCGGGTGCCTCGGGACGCATCGTCGACCCGGCCCCGCTGATCGCGGCCGCCCACGAGCGCAACGCCCTTGGGGTCGTGGCGGCCGACCTGCTGGCCCTGACCCTGCTCGAGGCGCCCGGTGAGCTGGGCGCCGACGTGGTGGTCGGCTCCTCGCAGCGCTTCGGCGTCCCGCTCTTCTACGGTGGCCCGCACGCCGGCTTCATGTCGGTGGCCAAGGGTCTCGAGCGCCACCTGCCCGGCCGCCTCGTCGGCGTCTCGGTCGACTCCGAGGGGCGTCCCGCTTACCGCCTGACCCTGCAGACCCGCGAGCAGCACATCCGCCGCGACAAGGCCACCTCGAACATCTGCACCGCCCAGGTGCTGCTCGCCGTCGTCGCCTCGATGTACGCGGTGTACCACGGCCCCGAGGGCCTGCGCGCAATCGCGCAGCGTACGCACCGCTACGCCGCAGCGATCGCGACTGCGCTGCGTGCCGGGGGCCTCGAGGTCGCGCACGCCGACTTCTTCGACACCCTCTCGGTGCGGGTGCCCGGCAAGGCCGCCGACGTGGTGGCCCAAGGGCGGGCGCTCGGCCTGCACCTGCGGCTCGTGGACGAGGACCGGGTCGGCCTCTCGACGTCGGAGACCACCAGCGGCTCCACGGTGCACAGCGTGCTGCGTGCCTTCGGCCTGGAGGCCGCCGACCTCGAGCGCCTCGACGCCGCGACGGAGGTCTCCCTGCCCGAGGCCCTGCGGCGTACGACGCCCTTCCTCACCCACGAGGTCTTCTCCACCCACCACAGCGAGACGCAGATGCTGCGCTACCTGCGCCGTCTCTCGGCCCGCGACTACGCCCTCGACCGCGGCATGATCCCGCTCGGCTCGTGCACCATGAAGCTCAACGCGACCAGCGAGATGGAGCCGATCAGCCTGCCCGGCTTCGCCGACCTGCACCCCTTCGCCCCCGCGGAGGACGCGATCGGCTACCGGCGTCTGGTCAACGACCTCGAGGGTTGGCTGGCTGCCGTGACCGGCTACGACCGCGTGTCGATCCAGCCCAACGCCGGCTCGCAGGGCGAGCTGGCCGGGCTGCTGGCGATCCGCGGCTACCACGCGTCGCGGCGTGCGGAGGGTGAGCCGGTCCGCGACGTCTGCCTGATCCCGTCGTCGGCGCACGGCACCAACGCCGCCTCGGCCGTGATGGCCGGCATGCGGGTCGTCGTGGTCAAGGCCAGCGACGACGGCTCCGTCGACCTCGACGACCTCCGCGCCCAGTGCGTGGCCCACTCCCAGGACCTGGCGGCCATCATGGTCACCTACCCGTCCACCCACGGTGCCTTCGAGGAGGGAATCACCGAGCTGTGCCAGGTGGTGCACGACCACGGCGGCCAGGTCTACGTCGACGGCGCCAACCTCAACGCGCTGCTCGGCTACGCCAAGCCGGGTGAGTTCGGCGGCGACGTGTCGCACCTCAACCTGCACAAGACCTTCTGCATCCCGCACGGCGGCGGTGGGCCCGGCGTCGGCCCGGTGGCGGTGCGCGAGCACCTCGCGCCCTTCCTGCCGTCGCACGCCGACCACCCGGAGGTGGAGAAAGGGAGGGCGTCGGCCCGATCAGCGCCGCGCCCTACGGCTCGGCGGGCATCCTGCCGATCTCGTGGGCCTACGTGCGGATGA
- a CDS encoding MerR family transcriptional regulator, with the protein MDAASAAHATEVAEEQGLLFSDDVSPLPSDTGYRGPTACNAAGITYRQLDYWARTGLVEPTVRGATGSGSQRLYSFRDILLLKVVKRLLDAGISLQQIRTAVQHLRERGTEDITRVTLMSDGASVYECTSNDEVIDLLQGGQGVFGIAIGGVWREIEGTLAELPSERTAAESDAPVAGDELAARRAARKIG; encoded by the coding sequence GTGGACGCAGCATCAGCTGCGCATGCCACCGAAGTCGCAGAGGAGCAAGGACTGCTCTTCTCCGACGACGTGTCCCCGTTGCCCAGTGACACCGGCTACCGCGGGCCCACGGCCTGCAACGCCGCCGGCATCACGTACCGGCAACTCGACTACTGGGCGCGGACCGGACTGGTGGAACCCACCGTCCGTGGCGCCACCGGATCCGGCTCGCAGCGTCTGTACTCCTTCCGCGACATCCTTCTCCTGAAGGTCGTGAAGCGGCTCCTGGATGCAGGCATCTCGCTGCAGCAGATCCGAACCGCCGTGCAGCACCTGCGCGAGCGCGGCACCGAGGACATCACTCGCGTGACCCTGATGAGTGACGGCGCCTCGGTCTACGAGTGCACCAGCAACGACGAGGTCATCGACCTGCTCCAGGGCGGTCAGGGAGTCTTCGGCATCGCCATCGGCGGGGTGTGGCGCGAGATCGAGGGGACGCTCGCCGAGCTGCCCAGCGAGCGCACCGCGGCCGAGTCCGACGCACCCGTCGCCGGTGACGAGCTGGCCGCGCGCCGCGCGGCCCGCAAGATCGGCTGA
- a CDS encoding bifunctional nuclease family protein gives MHELDVIGVRVEAPSNQPVVLLRETAGDRYLPIWIGAGEATAIAFAQQGVVPPRPLTHDLLKDVLVATGQHLDEVRIVDVKEGVFFATLVFASGVEVSARPSDSIALALRTGTRIVASPDVMAEAGISAPDEQDDEVEKFREFLDQVTPEDFEEPGGSPSP, from the coding sequence GTGCATGAGTTGGACGTGATCGGCGTACGGGTGGAGGCCCCCTCCAACCAGCCCGTCGTGCTGCTCCGGGAGACCGCGGGCGACCGTTACCTCCCGATCTGGATCGGCGCGGGCGAGGCCACGGCCATCGCCTTCGCGCAGCAGGGCGTCGTGCCGCCGCGCCCCTTGACCCACGACCTCCTGAAGGACGTCCTGGTGGCCACCGGGCAGCACCTCGACGAGGTCAGGATCGTCGACGTGAAGGAGGGCGTCTTCTTCGCGACGCTCGTCTTCGCCTCCGGTGTCGAGGTCAGCGCCCGTCCGTCGGACTCCATCGCGCTCGCGCTGCGTACCGGCACCCGCATCGTCGCCTCGCCCGACGTGATGGCCGAGGCCGGCATCAGTGCGCCGGACGAGCAGGACGACGAGGTCGAGAAGTTCCGCGAGTTCCTGGACCAGGTGACGCCCGAGGACTTCGAGGAGCCCGGGGGCTCACCCTCCCCTTGA
- a CDS encoding MerR family transcriptional regulator, whose protein sequence is MLRPDFPDVTIPKIRFLEEKGLIAPERTPAGYRKFSDADVDRLRYVLRMQRDHYLPLKVIGQHLEAIDRGLEPPPIESVVPTVPKVALSSDGTPSPESFARRSDLRLSRRELMKIAEVSDELLNQLEQFGLVQPRPGTGHYDTDALVIVQTAKEMADFGLEPRHLRAYRSAADREAGLVEMVVEPLKRGRDASASARADDTMHQIAALSVRLHATLVKTRLQQS, encoded by the coding sequence GTGCTGCGTCCGGACTTCCCGGACGTGACGATCCCCAAGATCCGGTTCCTGGAGGAGAAAGGGCTGATCGCTCCTGAGCGCACGCCCGCGGGCTACCGCAAGTTCTCCGACGCCGACGTCGACCGGCTGCGCTACGTGCTGCGGATGCAGCGCGACCACTACCTGCCGCTGAAGGTCATCGGTCAGCACCTCGAGGCGATCGACCGGGGCCTGGAGCCGCCTCCCATCGAGTCGGTCGTGCCGACGGTGCCCAAGGTGGCTCTCAGCAGCGACGGCACCCCCTCGCCGGAGTCGTTCGCGCGACGCTCCGACCTACGCCTGTCCCGACGTGAGCTGATGAAGATCGCCGAGGTCAGCGACGAGCTGCTGAACCAGCTGGAGCAGTTCGGGCTGGTCCAGCCGCGCCCCGGCACCGGTCACTACGACACCGACGCCCTGGTGATCGTGCAGACCGCCAAGGAGATGGCCGACTTCGGCCTCGAGCCCCGTCACCTCCGCGCCTACCGCAGCGCCGCCGACCGTGAGGCCGGCCTGGTCGAGATGGTCGTGGAGCCCCTGAAGCGGGGGCGTGACGCGTCGGCCAGCGCCCGGGCCGACGACACCATGCACCAGATCGCGGCACTGTCGGTGCGGCTGCACGCGACGCTCGTCAAGACGCGCCTCCAGCAGTCCTGA
- a CDS encoding FHA domain-containing protein encodes MPFCTACGKNNPDDARFCAQCGTRIAGAQDAPSGDAGAETTTTISPVVERVETSDRDLSPVDAAAVDGLPEGSALLVVQRGPGAGSRFLLDTELVTVGRHPDSSIFLDDVTVSRRHAEFRRNGSSFDVTDVGSLNGTYVNRDRIDAVSLTDGDEVQIGKYRLVFFPGHAS; translated from the coding sequence ATGCCGTTCTGCACGGCCTGCGGGAAGAACAACCCGGACGACGCCCGGTTCTGTGCCCAGTGCGGGACGCGGATCGCCGGTGCCCAGGACGCGCCCTCGGGCGACGCGGGTGCCGAGACCACCACGACGATCAGCCCTGTCGTGGAGCGGGTGGAGACCTCCGACCGGGACCTCAGCCCGGTCGACGCGGCCGCCGTGGACGGACTGCCCGAGGGCTCGGCCCTCCTCGTCGTCCAGCGCGGCCCCGGTGCCGGCTCGCGCTTCCTGCTCGACACCGAGCTGGTGACCGTCGGACGTCACCCCGACTCCTCGATCTTCCTCGACGACGTGACCGTGTCGCGTCGTCACGCCGAGTTCCGCCGCAACGGGTCGAGCTTCGACGTCACCGACGTCGGCAGCCTCAACGGCACCTACGTCAACCGTGACCGGATCGACGCCGTCTCGCTCACCGACGGTGACGAGGTCCAGATCGGCAAGTACCGACTCGTGTTCTTCCCCGGCCACGCGAGCTGA
- the gcvH gene encoding glycine cleavage system protein GcvH: MMYPEDLKYTAEHEWVRSPGETDGAVRVGITDFAQDALGDIVYVQLPEVGDTITAGESCGELESTKSVSDIYAPVSGEVVAVNEALDATPELVNNDPYAGGWLFEVVPADAGVVDTLLDAAAYQAGLS; this comes from the coding sequence GTGATGTACCCGGAGGACCTGAAGTACACCGCTGAGCACGAGTGGGTGCGGAGCCCGGGCGAGACCGACGGCGCCGTCAGGGTCGGCATCACCGACTTCGCCCAGGACGCGCTGGGCGACATCGTCTACGTGCAGCTCCCCGAGGTGGGCGACACGATCACTGCCGGCGAGTCCTGCGGCGAGCTCGAGTCGACCAAGTCGGTCAGCGACATCTACGCGCCGGTCTCCGGCGAGGTCGTGGCCGTCAACGAGGCGCTCGACGCGACTCCCGAGCTGGTCAACAACGACCCGTACGCAGGTGGCTGGCTCTTCGAGGTCGTCCCCGCCGACGCCGGCGTGGTGGACACCCTCCTGGACGCCGCCGCCTACCAGGCTGGTCTTTCCTGA
- a CDS encoding DUF881 domain-containing protein gives MSSTPEPTRPASPEPDEVEVEEGTSATVDAAADEAPEDGAVDHESETQDQTQDETQSETDVDEPTGSEGRAESTSQPEESDAPGPSEPSKHGDQDEPALVGRPAVRARLRQVFVKPGRSQIVVGALLAALGFAAVTQVRSTQLDDSYQGRREEELIEIFNGVAGTSDRTRKEIARLEQDRRELQVDTSARQAAVEQAEARLKTLNMLAGLVPVTGPGLRITITEEAGRISIDSLLDTIQELRTAGAEAIEFDGRVRLVVSSSFSDVDGVIHLDGEPLRSPYVIEVIGEPHTLHTGLTFPSGPIATLRGDESADVSIEELDSVDVESIRSLPRAEFATPAEGQ, from the coding sequence ATGTCTTCCACGCCTGAGCCGACGCGTCCTGCCAGCCCCGAGCCCGACGAGGTCGAGGTGGAGGAGGGCACGTCCGCGACGGTCGACGCTGCCGCGGATGAGGCGCCGGAGGACGGCGCGGTCGACCACGAGTCCGAGACGCAGGACCAGACGCAGGACGAGACGCAGTCCGAGACGGACGTCGACGAGCCGACGGGCTCCGAGGGCCGCGCCGAGTCGACGTCGCAGCCCGAGGAGTCAGACGCCCCAGGGCCCTCAGAGCCGTCCAAGCACGGCGACCAGGACGAGCCCGCCCTCGTCGGACGGCCCGCTGTGCGCGCCCGCCTGCGGCAGGTGTTCGTCAAGCCCGGCCGGTCGCAGATCGTGGTGGGCGCTCTGCTCGCTGCGCTCGGCTTCGCGGCGGTCACCCAGGTCCGCAGCACCCAGCTCGATGACTCCTACCAGGGTCGACGGGAGGAAGAGCTCATCGAGATCTTCAACGGCGTCGCCGGCACCTCCGACCGCACCCGCAAGGAGATCGCCCGTCTGGAGCAGGACCGCCGTGAGCTCCAAGTCGACACCAGCGCGCGCCAAGCAGCCGTCGAGCAGGCCGAGGCGCGGCTCAAGACGCTCAACATGCTGGCCGGTCTGGTCCCCGTCACCGGCCCCGGCCTGCGGATCACCATCACCGAGGAGGCGGGACGCATCAGCATCGACTCCCTCCTCGACACGATCCAGGAGCTGCGCACGGCCGGCGCTGAGGCCATCGAGTTCGACGGCCGGGTCCGCCTGGTCGTTTCGAGCTCGTTCTCCGACGTCGACGGCGTCATCCACCTCGACGGGGAGCCGCTGCGCTCGCCCTACGTGATCGAGGTGATCGGCGAGCCGCACACCCTGCACACCGGCCTCACCTTCCCGAGCGGGCCGATCGCGACGCTGCGGGGTGACGAGAGTGCCGACGTCTCCATCGAGGAGCTGGACTCGGTCGACGTGGAGAGCATCCGGTCGTTGCCCAGGGCGGAGTTCGCTACGCCGGCTGAGGGGCAGTAG
- a CDS encoding small basic family protein: MIAAIGLLLGVLAGLLLQPDIPTGLEPYLPIAVVAALDAVLGAFRAHLDGIFDDKVFVVSFMSNVVLAALIVFLGDQLGVGSQLSTGVTVVLGIRIFSNAAAIRRHVFHA, translated from the coding sequence GTGATCGCCGCGATCGGACTGCTGCTCGGCGTGCTCGCCGGGCTGCTGCTGCAACCGGACATCCCCACCGGTCTCGAGCCCTACCTCCCCATCGCCGTGGTCGCGGCGCTGGACGCCGTGCTGGGCGCCTTCCGCGCCCACCTGGACGGGATCTTCGACGACAAGGTCTTCGTCGTCTCCTTCATGAGCAACGTCGTCCTGGCTGCCCTCATCGTCTTCCTCGGTGACCAGCTCGGCGTCGGCAGCCAGCTCTCGACCGGTGTCACCGTCGTGCTGGGCATCCGCATCTTCTCCAACGCCGCTGCGATTCGCCGCCATGTCTTCCACGCCTGA
- a CDS encoding DUF881 domain-containing protein produces MAETPTPGPERPDAPTGRPLPQHVTMPLLTLLTLLTRESMDEGYQAVAERKRRHSRESGVKVPPPSRQSKVVTAVAVAVFGVLVAVAAMQTSRNADVEALGRASLAERIQQEQASVRALKDQAGQLLDANARSEADLRELRAREEQLTARVSRLGARTGYLAVRGPGLRVTVDDAPNPSPSQIVQDDDLLVLVDGLWAAGAEAIAINGQRLTALSSIQNSGSAIHVNVRPLNPPYVVEAIGDPDRMPAQLLASANGSLFYSVARSLGFALDVQDDDNLELPAARVRPMRSATQGSSNDVDDRKESE; encoded by the coding sequence GTGGCTGAGACGCCGACACCTGGCCCGGAGCGCCCCGACGCGCCGACCGGCAGGCCACTGCCGCAGCACGTGACGATGCCGCTGCTGACCCTGCTGACCCTGCTCACCCGCGAGTCGATGGACGAGGGCTACCAGGCCGTGGCCGAGCGCAAGCGCCGGCACAGCCGTGAGAGTGGCGTGAAGGTGCCTCCGCCCTCGCGCCAGTCGAAGGTCGTCACCGCCGTGGCCGTGGCCGTCTTCGGCGTGCTGGTCGCGGTGGCGGCCATGCAGACCTCGCGCAACGCGGACGTCGAGGCGCTGGGCAGGGCGAGCCTGGCCGAGCGCATCCAGCAGGAGCAGGCCTCGGTGCGCGCGCTGAAGGACCAGGCCGGACAGCTCCTCGACGCCAACGCGAGGAGCGAGGCCGACCTGCGCGAGCTGCGTGCGCGCGAGGAGCAGCTCACGGCGCGGGTGAGCCGGCTGGGAGCCCGCACCGGCTACCTGGCCGTCCGCGGGCCCGGGCTGCGGGTCACCGTCGACGACGCCCCGAACCCGTCCCCCTCCCAGATCGTCCAGGACGACGACCTCCTGGTCCTCGTCGACGGCCTGTGGGCTGCGGGAGCCGAGGCGATAGCCATCAACGGCCAGCGCCTGACCGCCCTGTCGTCCATCCAGAACTCCGGCAGCGCCATCCACGTCAACGTCCGCCCGCTCAACCCGCCGTACGTCGTCGAGGCGATCGGCGACCCCGACCGGATGCCGGCGCAGCTGCTCGCCAGCGCCAACGGATCCTTGTTCTACTCCGTGGCGCGTTCGTTGGGATTTGCCCTGGACGTGCAGGATGATGACAACCTCGAGCTCCCGGCTGCGCGGGTCCGCCCCATGCGGTCGGCCACGCAGGGGAGCAGCAACGACGTCGACGACCGGAAGGAGAGCGAGTAG
- a CDS encoding CDP-alcohol phosphatidyltransferase family protein, whose product MADVRAGDSRVLTLPNVLSFLRLLGVPLFLWLVVVERQVTWAFVLLMVSGVTDWLDGYLARTLDQRSRLGALLDPVADRLYIFAVVVGLAWREFIPWWVAVLLPLRDLLLWGLVPLLRTRGYSSLPVHFLGKAATFNLLYAFPLLLLGGGDGTLSTLANIFGWAFACWGIGLYWWAGVLYAWQVRVLLQQTAPVPRTRGGRVRG is encoded by the coding sequence GTGGCTGACGTCCGCGCCGGGGACTCGCGCGTCCTCACCCTCCCCAACGTCCTGAGCTTCCTGCGTCTGCTGGGAGTCCCGCTCTTCCTGTGGCTCGTCGTGGTCGAGCGGCAGGTCACCTGGGCGTTCGTGCTCCTCATGGTCTCCGGCGTCACCGACTGGCTGGACGGCTACCTCGCCAGGACCCTCGACCAGAGGTCCCGTCTGGGGGCGCTGCTCGACCCGGTCGCCGACCGCCTATACATCTTCGCCGTCGTGGTGGGTCTGGCGTGGCGCGAGTTCATCCCGTGGTGGGTGGCCGTCCTGCTGCCACTGCGCGACCTGCTGCTCTGGGGCCTGGTGCCACTGCTCCGCACCCGCGGCTACAGCTCGCTCCCGGTGCACTTCCTGGGCAAGGCGGCGACCTTCAACCTCCTGTACGCCTTCCCGCTGCTCCTGCTCGGCGGCGGGGACGGGACCCTCTCCACGCTCGCCAACATCTTCGGCTGGGCCTTCGCCTGCTGGGGGATCGGTCTCTACTGGTGGGCCGGCGTGCTCTACGCCTGGCAGGTGCGGGTCCTGCTCCAGCAGACGGCGCCCGTGCCGCGTACGAGGGGAGGTCGGGTCCGTGGCTGA